The genomic segment GCTCAATCGCCAAAGCTTTTGTCAAGACCTCTCGCGCTTCTGCGTAACGGGTCAAATTCATCAACTCATCGGCGTAGGCCCGGAGCACATTCACGTACAACTCGGCCAGTTCGCGGCGACGTTCCAGCGCCCAATCCACCGGCAGATCAGCCAGGTAATCGCCGGCGTAAAGTTTGGCGGCCGAGTTCAACATGCCTAAGCGGCGCAAGTCTCCGGCCAGTAACGCCAGGCCTTGTCGGGCCTCAATTTCAAAGCGGGCCACATCATGATCCAGAGCCAGATCAGCGGCGAGGCGGCATTGCTGATCCTCAAGATTAACAAAGGGGTGGCCGATAATGCGGCGCAGTCGGAAAAGCACCTGATAAAAGTTGTTAGCCGCCNNNNNNNNNNNNNNNNNNNNNNNNNNNNNNNCCCGGGTTGCCGGTTTTTCGGGCCAAAAAGTTTCAAGAACGCGATCGCGAGCAACGGGAGCTTGATCCACCAGGAAGAAGAGGACCTCGCGAACTTTTTGCGAACCCCACGCCGTTTTCGAAATTTCTTCGCCTTCCTTCAACACCCGACTCTGCCCCAGAGATCGAATTTGAAGTATGGCGGGTTGTGGCAACGCCGAGGAAGATTCATCTGAGGAAGGCCGCTGTAGGCTGAACGACTTTATCGCCCGAGCCCGAGCCAATAAGCCTGAAGCGCGCGGGCCAACGTCAGGTCGGCTTGATAATGCCTCAAGCAAATCCTGCGCCGCCAACGCCTCACTCACCAGCATCTGGTCGTATCCCACCTGCTCGGCCATTTTCAAAGCTTGCGCCGTAAAGTTCGCAGACGCTTCTAGATCGCCGGCTCGAAATTCCGCGCAGGCCCGGAAGAGAAGCGTTTGAGCCAGGTCTACCGGGCTACCCGATTGCTCCAACTCAAGGCTGACCTGCTCCAGAAGTTTTTTCCCTTCCTGTAAATGGCCCATCTCAACAAAAACAATGCCGTGTAAACTCTCAACATTAGCCAGTGCTGATTTTGCCTTGCCCTGCCCGGAAACTAACGAAGCCCGTCGCAACCATTCGAGGGCGCTTAAGTAGTTCCCGGCAAAGCGGTCTAAACGAGCAAGACATCTGCAAACATAAGCCATCAGGTCCCAGTCTTCCGCCTGTTCTGCTTTAGGCATTGCCTGATGGTAAAAGTCTTTGGCGATTTCATAGTTGCTCAGGTCAGCATGGACATCTCCCTGCCCGGCCAGAATAATGGCTTCAAAACGAATGCTCCCCGCCTTCCGTGTCCAGTTGAGTGCTTCGCGGTAGGTTGCCAGCGCCGATTCGTACTGGCCCAGCATGTGCAAATCCCAGCCCACATTGTTCAAAGCCAGCCCGAGCTGGCCGGGCACGGCCAGCTCGCGCCAAATTGCCAGAGACTGTTGTTGCGCCCGCGCGGCGCGAGCGGTCTCGCCCTGGGCGCGCAAGACTAAAGATAAATCATTCAGCGCCGTCGCCAGATCATATCTGCTCTTCTGCGCCTGCAACATTCTCACTACTTGTTGTAACGACTCTTCCGCCGCCGCCAGCCGGCTCAGGGCAAACTGGCACAGCCCAACGTAGCGGAGCGCCAGCGCCTCCGAGGAAACGCGGCCCATCTCTCGCGCCTGAAGAACAGAAGCCTGAGCCAGCGCCAGCGACTGCTCAAACTCGCCCCGGCGGTACAATAACAAACTCCGCTGGGTCTGAGTGCGAACACGGCCAAACGCATCACCACGGTCGGCGAAACCGGCTTCGGCAATTGCCAGCGCCCGGTCGGCAGAGGACAACTGCCCGGCGTCGCCATCGGAAATTGAAAGCAGCAAATGAAGCTCTGGCGCGCTTTGGGCCTCAGCCGCCAACTGCTCGGCCCAGCGCCGCAGGGTGACGTGCCGGCCAGAGGTGAACATTGACTCGGCCTTAGCGTCGGCCAGGTCGGCGGCCCTGTTCAGTTGCCCGGCCGTCACATAAAATGTCACCGCCGCCTCAACCATGCCATTGGCCGCAAACCATTCTGCCGCCTTTACTTGCAAAGCTTTGAGTCGCTCCGGATTCTGTGCCCGAAGCCGGGCGAGCAAAAACTCGCGGAACAACGGGTGATATTGATAGGCAGGAAACTCGTCGCCGACGGCGCTAATGAACAGGCGGCGAGATTCGGCCTGTTGGAGCAATTCGCCGCTATCCGTCCGGCCCAGCACGGCATTGCACACCGCCGGCTCCATCTCAGGCAGTATGGACGATTCCAGCAGGAACTGTCGCAGGGTCTCAGGCTGATGATTGAGCACTTCGGCCACCAGATACTCGTAAACAGGTTTTTCAGACTGGCGCGCCTGGATCAGGCTAGCCATTAACCCTTGCCACATGAGATGGGTTGTGAGCAAGATGCCGGTAATCCAGCCTTCTGTGTTGGCAACCAGTTTCTCGGCTTCGGCTTCCGGCAAGACCACCTGATTACGCAGTTCAACCAACTCCTGGGCCTCTGCCGGTGTGAACCGTAATTGCTCTTCGCTCAACCCGGCAATTTGCCGGCGGGCGGCCAGCGAGGCAATTTGCAACGGCGGGATGGTTCGCCCGGCGATGAGCAAATGCGCCTGCTCCGGCAGGTTTGCCAGAAGCACGTCGAAGAACTGCAAAACGAGAGAAGCTTCTTCAACTAAATGAAAGTCATCCAACGCCAGGACAAAGTAATCTTCAATGGTGGATTCGATCTCGTGGGCCAGAGCCAGAGCCAGGGCGCCCGGTTTGGCCCCGGCCTCGGCGGCCAGCCCGGAGAGAGTTGAGGTGAAAGTTGGGAACGCCCAGCGAAGGGCGGTCACCAGGTTTGAGGCCACCGTAACCAGGTCACGATCAAACTCATCCAAAGTGAGCCAGGCCACTTTGTATTCTGCCTCGCGGGCAAAGTCGGCCAGGAGCGAAGTTTTGCCATAACCGGCGGCGGCGGCCACCAACACCAGCTTGTGGTGAATGTTCTCATGGAGATAATCAACCAGGCTGTGGCGGCGAAGAACATCGGGCGCTCGTGACGGCACCGAAAACTTGACGGGTCGCGCGAAAGGAAGATCGTTGTCAGCCATACGCCGGTCTCACTCCGCCCGCCTGATGACGACCATCGTCAAATCGTCAAACGCTTCCATCGCGCCCACGTGCGCTTGAACCGTCAAGTCCATCACCTGCAACATCGTCTGGGCCGACTCGTGGCAGGTTTGGTTGACGACATCAATGACTCGGCTCAAGCCGAACTCCTCCTGAGCGGCATTGATGGCGTCGGGCAAGCCGTCGGTGTATAAAAAAAGCGTGTCGCCGCGTTGAAGCCGGACTTCGTGCTCTTGATATTGAATATCGGGGAAGACGCCCACGGCCGCCCCGCGCCCGGTGAGCGGCGTGGCGCTGGGGCCGCCATCGGCCCAGATCGGCGGGTTGTGGCCGCCGTTGGCGTAAGTGAAGCGCCCCGTCGCCGGTTCCCAGACTCCATAGAACACGGTCACAAATTGATCTGAACGGGCATCTGACATGATGAGTTGATTCAGCCGCGCCAGCGTTGCCGCAGGTGAGACGCGGTTGATGGCCACCGACCGCAACAAAGTGCGCGAAACGGCCATGTACAACGCGGCGGGGACTCCTTTGTCGGCCACGTCGGCGATAGCAATGCCCCAACGCTCTTGGCCGTCATCCGGCGGCAACGGGATGAAGTCGTAGAAATCGCCGCCCACCTGGCGGGCGGCCTGCCACAGGGCGCACACCTCCCAGCCCGGCGGTTTAGGGCTGGCCTCTGGCAAGAAGCTGGACTGGATGTCTCGCGCCACTTCCAGCTCGCGCTCGGTTCGTTGTTGCAGAGCCACTTCGCGCGCCAGCCGCGCATTCTCCATCGCCATCGTCAACTGCTGGGCGATGCCGTTCAGGATGCTCAAGCGCCGGCCCAACACCGTCACGCGCTCGACGACCAGCGCCCCCAACAAATCGCCGCGCGCCCACAGCGGCCAGGCCATGCAAGTTTCGGCGCCGAACAGTTTCGACAACGGCGCCGGCAGCGTCAACTCAAAAACCGGGGTGGCCGACTCGCGGGTGATGTCTATGCCCAGGTCGCCGGGCGTCACCTTCTGGCCCGTGAACTGCGAGGCCGCCGACCGGCTTAAGCCCATCACCTGGCTGGCATAAAAGACTCCGGTCTCTTCATTACGGCGGAAGATGGCGACCTTCTCGACGCCAACCAGCATCGGGATCAAACGAGCGACCGTCTCCAGGCCTTCTTCCAGAGTGGGTTGTTGCACGACCGCCTCAGCTACTTGCAACAGCGCCGTGCTCACCCAGCCTTCTTCCTGTTGTGACTGATGCAGGGCGGCAGTCTCAATCGCCAGCGCGGCCTGGTTGGCAATGCCGCCGATCAGCCGGATGCGTTGCGGCGTAAATAGAACCTCGCCCGGGGTTTGGCCCACCACCAGCGCCCCCAGCACTCGGCCTTTGGCCAGCATGGGTAAAAGGATCGTCACGCCTTCAAACAGGTCACGCAGCGATTCAGGCATCGGGTTGTCCACGTCTTCAGGGACGATGACGGCTGGTTCGCCACTGCCAATCATGTCGGCAAACTGCGGCCACTCTTCAAGCGTGAAGCGGCGATACATATCCTCTTCGGCCTCTGCAAGTTTTGGCTCGGAACTATGATAAGAGGCCAGGACAAATTCTTCGCCCTCGGCCAGCAGAACCGCGCATTGCTCCACGCCCACAAGTTTGGGCGTAAGCTGGGCAACCGTGTCGAGCACTTCGGCCAGTTCCGGGGCGCGGGCGGTGGCTTCGGCCACCTGCAAAAGCGTGGTGCTTACCCAGGCCTGCTCGAGCTGGGCGTTATACAGCCGCGCATTTTCAATGGCGACTGCCGCTTGCGAAGCAAAGGCGGCGATCAGTTCAACTTCCTCGGCCAGGAATTGAGAGGCCCCGGTTCGATCCACCACCAGGTAGCCCAGATGCTCGCCACGCAAGGCCAGTACAGCGCCCAGACATACGTGCGGCTCCGGCAGTGACAACAGCCGATGATAGTCGTTCTGATCGTCCACTTGACTGAAGTCAACAGTGGTCGGAAAAGGTTCGCCGCCTGGGAACAGTTTGACCGCCAGTGTTGCGCCCAAAGCCCGGATCATGTGGAGCGAGCCGCGGCTGGCGCGCAACACCACTTCGTCCACTTCGTTGACGAGCAGGACGGACGCCACGTCGTAGCTCAACACCCGGGCCAGGCCGTTGAGAATCAAATCGAAAACGCTGTCTAAACGCAGAGTCGCCGTGAGGGCCACCGAAACTTCGCGCAGAATTTCAGCCAGGCGACGGCGGCGGCGCTCGGCCTCGAACAGCCGCGCATTGCGCACGGCCACAGCCAGCGTATCCGACAGGGTTTGCAAAGTTTGTAATTCATCTTGCGAGAAAGCGCCAACCTGCTCCGATTGCACATCAAAGACGCCCAGCAAGCGCCCGGCCATCATCATCGGCGCGGCCATTTCGGAGCGCGTGTCTTCAAGACCGGGGCCGGGGGTAAATTCAGGGTGCAGGGCGGTATCGGCAACCAGGGCGGCCCGGCCGGTGCGCCCAACTTCAGCTATGATGCCCGGCCCGTCGAGGGCGTGCGCCAGCCCTTCCACGCTCCAGCGCGCCGCGCCCTTGCCCAGCCCGGCGCGGAACACCAGGCGGCCATCGTGCGCCAAAAAAACGTGGGCGCGCTTGTAGCCAAAGTATTCTCGTTCGGAAATCAGGTCGAGGACTTCATCGAGCAAGTCATCCAGTTCTAAAGTTGAGGTGACGGTGCGCGAGACCTGGGCAATGGCCGAGAGTTGCTCCGAGCGGCGGCGCTCGGCGGCGTAGACCTGGGCTTCGAGAATGGCGAAAGCCAACTGCTCGGCCAGCGATTTGAACACCGACACCCTGGCCTCGTCGAACGCCGCCCCGCCCTGACTCTGCACATCCAAAACACCCAGAACGCGCCCGTCAATTTCAATCGGCAGAGCGATCTCGGCTCCTGCGCCCGCCGTCGAATCGTCCATCATGTCGCGTGGATATTCAGGCAGGTTCTGGATCACCACCGGGGCGTGAAGCACGGCGGCCTGACCCACCGGCCCGTCGCCCATCTTCCATGTTGGCGGCTCACCCTGCGAAGCGGCGCTCGTCGTCGCCAGCAGGATCAACCGATCGGCGTTCTTCTCAAAGAAGCTGACCTCGTAGCCGTTGAATTTGTCGGCGATGAGATCGACAACCTGCCGGTACAAAGCGGGCAGAGGTTGAATGGCGTTGATCTGCTGTGAGACCTCGGAGAGCAGTTCAAGGTGCGCGGCGCGGCGCTGAGCCTGCTCCAACAGCCGCCCGTTTTCGAGGGCGGCGGCGGCATGGTTGGCGATGATGGACAGCAGGCGCAGGTCGCGCTCGGAGAAAGCGCCGGGTTGCCGGCTTTGAATGGCCATGACGCCGAGGACGGTTTCGCCGACGATGAGGGGGACAAAAGCGGCTGACCGGGGCGGGTCGGAGGAGATGTAGCGCGGCCTGGCCGGAAGCGAGTCGGTCTGCTTTTCAAAATCCTGCACCAGCAGATGTTGCTTGCTTTCACGTATCCAGCCCACAATGCCGGGCGAGTCGGAGGTGAGGCGGAATTCGAGCGGTGGCCGGCGTTGGCCGTCCATCACCCAGATCAGCAAACGATAGCGATCGCCTTCGAAGAGGCCCAGCTGGAAAATGCTGGTGTCAACAATTTGCCCGGCCTGCTGGCACACCAGTTCAGCCAGCCGCGTCAGGTCGAGTTGAGAACCGAGGATGGCCCGGCCCACGTCGGCCAGCACCGAGAGTTCTGAGAGGCGCGCTTCGAGGGCGCGGCGCGAGCGCAAACGCCGCCAAATGATCGCGCTGGTGGTGGCCAACGCGAGGGTAAGAATCAGAGCGTAAAGCCAGACCGTGTTCAAATTGAAAGCGACAACTAAACAACAACACCCTCACCGAAAACCGCCAGCGAGGGTGTTCGCAGCAAATGGCCGATTGCCTGTTAACGCCCAACCGTGAGAGGCGGGCCTGATTTTAAACCTGGAGGTTGACGCCGGCTAAACTGCTCCCACCGCCGACTCGGTGTCGGGAAAGATGGGAAACAGCGGATCCAACCCGGCGAGTTGCATCACTTCCTTAACCCGGTCGGACGGTTGAGCCATGACCAGTTTGCCCCCTTTGGCCTTCAATGCCTTTTGAGCCGAGATGAGCACCCGCAACCCGGCGCTACTGATGTAATCAGCGGCGTCCAGCTCCAGCACTAAATTGGGATGACCGCCGGTAACATATTCTTTTATTTTGGCTTCAAATTCAGCGGTGGTGGTGGCGTCCACCCGGCCAGAAACACGAATGACGACGACCCGTTTGTGCTCGCGCGCAGTGATTTCCATAAGAAGCTCTCCTCCTGGATTGGCGGTTTTAGGAACTTTGTAACCCGGCTCTCAGGATAGCACACTCTTTTCCGCAATTCAAACGCAATCTCAACGCCGCCAGGCGGCCCGGCGCGGGTTATTGGCAAACCTGCTTCTTCCGCATATACTGGTAATCGCCAACGTCAACCATTTTCACAAGGAGACACCCTCTTGGCTGACACAACCGAACTCAACAAAGCACTGACTCAGGCCACGACCGTCAACGACCTGGGGATACCGGCTTCTATCATCAGCGACCTGATTCTGCGCCTGATGTTCAACGAGGGCGATGTGAGCGTAAGCCGCTTCGCCGAAGTCATCCGCGTTCACACCCAGGTCATTGATGAGACCCTGGCGTGGATGCAACAAGAGCATTTGGTGGAAGTGGCCAAGGCCGGAACCCTGGGCCGCCTGAGCTACACCTACCGGCTGACCGACGAGGGCGGCAAACGCGCCCGCGACGCTTTTGGCCGCACGCAATATGTTGGCCCGGCTCCGGTGAGCATCGAAGCCTACAACCAGGTCATCCTTCAGCAAACCGGCAACACCCGCCGCGTCGCGCCCGACGAAGTCAAACAAGCCATCAGCCACCTGATCCTGCCCGATAACTTTCACCGCCGGATCGGCCCGGCCATCAACTCCGGTTCGTCTCTGTTTTTGTACGGCCCGCCCGGCAACGGCAAGACCACCGTGGCCCAGGCCATTGCCGGCTTGCTCGCCGGAACTGACCCGATCTGGATTCCTTATGCCTTAACAACGGGCGGCCAGATCATCCAGGTGTTCGACCCGCTCGTTCATGTTTCTGCCCCGGTGGAAAAAGGCAAGACTGAGCAGTTGTATGGCCGGGTGGATAAGCGCTGGGGGCTGTTTGTGCGGCCGGCGGTGATGGTGGGCGGCGAACTCAAAATGGACGCATTGGACTTGCGCTTCGATCAGGTCGCCAAATTTTACGAAGCGCCTTTGCAGTTGAAGGCCAACGGCGGCATGTTCCTCATTGACGATTTTGGCCGCCAGCAAGTGAGGCCGCAGGATCTGCTCAACCGCTGGATTGTGCCGCTCGAAAGCCGTATTGACTTTCTGCGCCTGCAAACGGGCCAGACTCTGGACGTGCCTTTCCGCCAACTGATTGTCTTCTCCACCAACCTCGACCCGGCCCAACTGGTGGATGCCGCCTTCCTGCGCCGCATCCAGATGAAAGTAGAGGTGAGCAGTCCCGACGAGAAAATGTTCTACCAGATTTTCGTCAAGATATGCGAAGCCTACAACGTTCCATTCGACAAGGACAGCTTTGTTTATCTTCTGCAGAAATGGTATCGTGAGCCGAAACGCGCGCTGCAATCCGTGCATCCGCGCGACATCGTCAAGACTGCCGTCTCGATCTGCAACTATGAAGGCGCCCCGCCCCGCCTAACGCCGGCCCTGCTTGACGAGGCCTGCCGAAGTTACTTTGTGGATTAGGAAACAAAAAAAGACCGGCTTCCGCATCTGCGGAAGCCGGTCTTTTTTTCACCGGTCAATTGCCTGATTGCCGGCCAGGACCGGTTGCTCCTCATAAAACTCAGCCGGGTTGATTCGGGTGAGCGCCGTAATTACGCGCACAAACATCAAGTCCGAAACGCTGTTGATCAACTCAAAGACCCGGCTCACCGTCAACGGCCCGCCTTCAAACAGCACAATCGTGTCGGGCCGCCATTCCAGAAGCAACCGCAGAATGCCGGCGTCGCTTTCGTAGGCGACGTTTAGCACGTCGAGGCCAGTGTGCTCTTGTGATAACAGCCGCCTCAACCCTTCGTCGAACAAGTCGCCTGCGCCAACAATCATCACGCGTTGCATAACTTTCTCCTCTCAGTCCTGAGTCGGCCTAGAGCAAATTCCGAGTTGATTTACGGGTTCCAGACTTCCGAAGTCTTGAAGACTTCGGAAGTCTGGCAACCTGGAAACCGCTCTAGTTCTTGAGACCGATGCCGGCGGCGCAGAAGTCAGCACGGAGCTTCATCTGAGACTGGTCCTGGTTCATCTTGATGCCGATGTCGTTGTGAGCCGACACTTCTTGCTTAAGCGGTCCGCCCGGCGTCATCAGTCCATCGCCGTCGGTGTAATACACCGTCGAGCCGCCCATGTTGTACCAGTACACCGGCCCGCTGTAGCTCTCCCGGTCACACCCCCCAAACGGCGGCATGAACGGCGCTTCGCTCGCCCGGCTGGCAAACACGTCCTTCATGTACAACAACTGAGTGATGTCAGCCGGGTTCATCACCGTGATTGGATCAAACACAGCGGCGGCTACGAGAATGGTGGCCTTGTCGCCGATGTTCAGCTTGAATTGCCAAATCTCGTAGGCCGAAGGCTGGTCGCAGCCCAGGCCAGGCAGGATCATCACCGCCCGGCCAATGTCGTTGGACGGGTTGCTATCGGCCAAAAATTGGTCGCGTTGGCAAATCGAGCCAGCCAGGCCGGTGTCGGCCATACCCTGGACATGGACGAAGTGTCCGTCGTCGGCTACCAGGTCAAACTCCAGCGAGTGGAACCGGTTGTCGAAGCGGGCCACGCCGCCGGTGCCCATGTGGGCCACGATGCGGGTGCTGGTCGTGGCCGTCCGGCCTTCGTCGTTGGTCGTGCCTTTGTTGACGACGAACACTTTGAAGCCGGCGTGCGGCTCGTTCATTGGGTGGCTCATGTAGGCCGCGATGTAACCAAAGGCCGGGAGTGACGGGTCGGCCAGCGCCGTCCGCGGATCAGCGCCGTGCTCGTGATCGAAGTAGCAACCGAACTCAGGATCGATCTGCGGATGCCAGGTCGGGTAGGTCTTGCCATCCGGGCCAAGGGTGGTGATGCGGTCGTGCACCCAGGGCGGGCACAACTGCCCGGCAACAGGAACCGCGGTGGCGGTAGCGCCAGGGCCGGTGGTGGCCGTCGGGGCAACCGTCGTCTCGGTGGGCGGCACGGGTGTCTCAGTCGCCGGAACCGGCGTTGAGGTAGCCGGGATTATCGTCGCCGTCGGCGGAACCTGAGTTGAAGTAGGCGCAGTGGTCGCCGTAAAGACTGTCGTTGCAGTCGCCACTTTAGTGGGGGCTTTGGTGGCGGTGGCCGTCACGCCAGCCTTCTTCCATTTGAAGACCGCCGTGTGGGCCGCCGGATCAACAATCACGGTAACTTTCTCAAAATCGCGCTGCCAGGTGGAACCCACTTGATAGCGTTTGCCAAGCGGCTTGCCCAGGTCGGCTTGATAACCGGGGTACAGCCAGGCTTCGCGATAAGCATCACCGCTGGCATAACGAAACGAGGACAGGCCGCTGGCAACTAACAAGTACGAGCCAAATGTAAATTGCTGGCGCTGAGCGTCGTCTTTCCGGCCACGTGACACGAGGATGGCATACTTGCCTGCCGCCTGCAGCGCTTCGACGTGGTTGAGGTGGGCTTGCCAGGTGGAGACGGGCAGATACTCAGAGTTCCAGCCAAGCACCCAGGCTTCGTGCATCACGCCGTCGAGGTACTTGTCGTACGCGCCATTGAACTCGTTCTTCATGCCGCCAATGTTGGCCATCAAAGGCGCGCTGTAGTGAGCGCGAACGTAAGCGAAGAAAGCTTCAGTGTCGGCCTGGGTGATGGATGTGCCTTTGACAACGCTATCCATGAACAACCCGTCCCAGCCGAACTGCGTCTTCATTTCATTGGCCCGGGTGACGAAGAACTCGCGCCAGCCGGCCGAGGCCGGGTTCATCCGATAATACGTATCTCCGCCGGAGACAAACGAGATGCCCTTGCCGCTGGCGTCCAACAGGAACCAGTCTTTGTGATTGGCGATGATGTCGCAGAAATCGCCCGGCTTGTACGCGGCCTGGTTGCCGCGCGGAGTGGCCGTGCAGGAGGCCGGGGCGTTAATTGCATCCCAGCGGATGTATTGCAAAATCGGCGCTTTGAGACCCTTCGCCCGGAGCAAATCGCGCACTGCTTCATCTTTGTGAGTCAGAATAAAAAAGTCAAAGTTGGCAACCAACTGGTCGTAGTTCTGGTCAGTCGGCGGTTTGTAGAACCAGGCCAGTTGCGGGAGTTGCGCCGTGAGCTGTACCGGAACGGCGGCGGCGGCGTTCGCCGGAGCAACATTAGCGACGGCAACGATTTGAGGCTGAGCCTGGCTATCTGCAACTTTTTGCGGCTCCTGGGCCTGAACGGCTGTAGTGTCCGCCGGGTTGGACGCCGCCACTTGAGCGTCAACCGGAGAGGCCGGAGCGTTCGCCGCCGACGGCTGGACATCAATGGAAATGGCCGGCGTGCTGGTCGGGAGAATCGCATTTGAGATCTGCGATTGATCATTGGCTACTGGAGGCAACAACGTGGCGACAACCGGCTGAATTGCCGCTTCTACGGGCGCGCTCACAACACCAGAGCTGACAATCCCATTGCTGGCGATGGCGACGTTAGGCTCAACGGCAACCACGTTCACGCCATTCGACGAGGCGTTGGCGGCGGCAACCTGCTCCGCCACCGTTTGCTCCACCGAGGCCAATGTGGGCAACGCATTTGAGTTGCCGCCGGCCTGCGGCGCGCAGGCTGTGACCAGCATGGTGAACACTACAACCACCGCCACCCAACCGTAAGTCCGAAAGTAACGCTTTGTGTTTGTCATCTCATTCACTCCTGTAACAGTGTTGCGATCAAATTGATGTCGCACTGTCGAACATCCTAAAGCCGGTATCGCCATTAGTGAACATACCTTGAGTACTTGTCGGGCCGTTTTTTGCGATCATTGGACTCTGTTTTGACACTTGTAACACGCTCAAAAGACCTGATGACAAATTCGTGAAAGCGATCGGATCGGAAACGGCACTGTGCTTTGACACAATGCAAACATGCAAACAACTTCGTTTCAACAAAGCACGGCCTCTATAGAACGCTGATAAACGCGGATAAACGCAGATTTTATTTTTTATCAGCGAAAATCAGCGCACGAAGTGTCCGCGTCCCAAATTTCTTTTCACGTTAAATCCGAAGGCTTTAACGGCGTTTTAAAACAAAACGCCCGCGATAGTCCTTTATCGCAGGCGCAAACAAAAAACGCTCCGAAGCTTGTCAACTTCGGAGCGTAGCGATCAACGTCAGTTCTTCAAGCCCAGCCCCGGGGCGCAATAATCGCGCCGCAACTTC from the Chloroflexota bacterium genome contains:
- a CDS encoding tetratricopeptide repeat protein, whose translation is MADNDLPFARPVKFSVPSRAPDVLRRHSLVDYLHENIHHKLVLVAAAAGYGKTSLLADFAREAEYKVAWLTLDEFDRDLVTVASNLVTALRWAFPTFTSTLSGLAAEAGAKPGALALALAHEIESTIEDYFVLALDDFHLVEEASLVLQFFDVLLANLPEQAHLLIAGRTIPPLQIASLAARRQIAGLSEEQLRFTPAEAQELVELRNQVVLPEAEAEKLVANTEGWITGILLTTHLMWQGLMASLIQARQSEKPVYEYLVAEVLNHQPETLRQFLLESSILPEMEPAVCNAVLGRTDSGELLQQAESRRLFISAVGDEFPAYQYHPLFREFLLARLRAQNPERLKALQVKAAEWFAANGMVEAAVTFYVTAGQLNRAADLADAKAESMFTSGRHVTLRRWAEQLAAEAQSAPELHLLLSISDGDAGQLSSADRALAIAEAGFADRGDAFGRVRTQTQRSLLLYRRGEFEQSLALAQASVLQAREMGRVSSEALALRYVGLCQFALSRLAAAEESLQQVVRMLQAQKSRYDLATALNDLSLVLRAQGETARAARAQQQSLAIWRELAVPGQLGLALNNVGWDLHMLGQYESALATYREALNWTRKAGSIRFEAIILAGQGDVHADLSNYEIAKDFYHQAMPKAEQAEDWDLMAYVCRCLARLDRFAGNYLSALEWLRRASLVSGQGKAKSALANVESLHGIVFVEMGHLQEGKKLLEQVSLELEQSGSPVDLAQTLLFRACAEFRAGDLEASANFTAQALKMAEQVGYDQMLVSEALAAQDLLEALSSRPDVGPRASGLLARARAIKSFSLQRPSSDESSSALPQPAILQIRSLGQSRVLKEGEEISKTAWGSQKVREVLFFLVDQAPVARDRVLETFWPEKPATR
- a CDS encoding GAF domain-containing protein, whose amino-acid sequence is MNTVWLYALILTLALATTSAIIWRRLRSRRALEARLSELSVLADVGRAILGSQLDLTRLAELVCQQAGQIVDTSIFQLGLFEGDRYRLLIWVMDGQRRPPLEFRLTSDSPGIVGWIRESKQHLLVQDFEKQTDSLPARPRYISSDPPRSAAFVPLIVGETVLGVMAIQSRQPGAFSERDLRLLSIIANHAAAALENGRLLEQAQRRAAHLELLSEVSQQINAIQPLPALYRQVVDLIADKFNGYEVSFFEKNADRLILLATTSAASQGEPPTWKMGDGPVGQAAVLHAPVVIQNLPEYPRDMMDDSTAGAGAEIALPIEIDGRVLGVLDVQSQGGAAFDEARVSVFKSLAEQLAFAILEAQVYAAERRRSEQLSAIAQVSRTVTSTLELDDLLDEVLDLISEREYFGYKRAHVFLAHDGRLVFRAGLGKGAARWSVEGLAHALDGPGIIAEVGRTGRAALVADTALHPEFTPGPGLEDTRSEMAAPMMMAGRLLGVFDVQSEQVGAFSQDELQTLQTLSDTLAVAVRNARLFEAERRRRRLAEILREVSVALTATLRLDSVFDLILNGLARVLSYDVASVLLVNEVDEVVLRASRGSLHMIRALGATLAVKLFPGGEPFPTTVDFSQVDDQNDYHRLLSLPEPHVCLGAVLALRGEHLGYLVVDRTGASQFLAEEVELIAAFASQAAVAIENARLYNAQLEQAWVSTTLLQVAEATARAPELAEVLDTVAQLTPKLVGVEQCAVLLAEGEEFVLASYHSSEPKLAEAEEDMYRRFTLEEWPQFADMIGSGEPAVIVPEDVDNPMPESLRDLFEGVTILLPMLAKGRVLGALVVGQTPGEVLFTPQRIRLIGGIANQAALAIETAALHQSQQEEGWVSTALLQVAEAVVQQPTLEEGLETVARLIPMLVGVEKVAIFRRNEETGVFYASQVMGLSRSAASQFTGQKVTPGDLGIDITRESATPVFELTLPAPLSKLFGAETCMAWPLWARGDLLGALVVERVTVLGRRLSILNGIAQQLTMAMENARLAREVALQQRTERELEVARDIQSSFLPEASPKPPGWEVCALWQAARQVGGDFYDFIPLPPDDGQERWGIAIADVADKGVPAALYMAVSRTLLRSVAINRVSPAATLARLNQLIMSDARSDQFVTVFYGVWEPATGRFTYANGGHNPPIWADGGPSATPLTGRGAAVGVFPDIQYQEHEVRLQRGDTLFLYTDGLPDAINAAQEEFGLSRVIDVVNQTCHESAQTMLQVMDLTVQAHVGAMEAFDDLTMVVIRRAE
- a CDS encoding ATP-binding protein: MADTTELNKALTQATTVNDLGIPASIISDLILRLMFNEGDVSVSRFAEVIRVHTQVIDETLAWMQQEHLVEVAKAGTLGRLSYTYRLTDEGGKRARDAFGRTQYVGPAPVSIEAYNQVILQQTGNTRRVAPDEVKQAISHLILPDNFHRRIGPAINSGSSLFLYGPPGNGKTTVAQAIAGLLAGTDPIWIPYALTTGGQIIQVFDPLVHVSAPVEKGKTEQLYGRVDKRWGLFVRPAVMVGGELKMDALDLRFDQVAKFYEAPLQLKANGGMFLIDDFGRQQVRPQDLLNRWIVPLESRIDFLRLQTGQTLDVPFRQLIVFSTNLDPAQLVDAAFLRRIQMKVEVSSPDEKMFYQIFVKICEAYNVPFDKDSFVYLLQKWYREPKRALQSVHPRDIVKTAVSICNYEGAPPRLTPALLDEACRSYFVD
- a CDS encoding STAS domain-containing protein; protein product: MEITAREHKRVVVIRVSGRVDATTTAEFEAKIKEYVTGGHPNLVLELDAADYISSAGLRVLISAQKALKAKGGKLVMAQPSDRVKEVMQLAGLDPLFPIFPDTESAVGAV